A window from Primulina huaijiensis isolate GDHJ02 chromosome 13, ASM1229523v2, whole genome shotgun sequence encodes these proteins:
- the LOC140990845 gene encoding E3 ubiquitin-protein ligase listerin isoform X2, translated as MGRTKGEAARSKSRPSSSSEAASLLASSAATVGFGGYVGNSRVDSSLTSTSDGSTFLDIDGELAVQLKRLSRKDPTTKLKALSSLSQLIAEKTALEIVAIIPQWAFEYRKLLMDYSREVRRATHETMTNLVSAVGRELAPHLKPLIGPWWFSHFDSVYEVSQAAKRSFQTAFPFQERRLDALMLYSSEIFTYIEENLKLTPQSLSDKANASDELEEMHQQVLSSSLLALAAILDVILSSHSERPGSENISGESKHAMKARTKAVSSAENLFSAHNYFLDFLKSPTPAIRSAAYSMVRSCIKNIPHAISEGDMRAVAATILGSFQEKNPACHSSMWDTVLLLTKSFPDSWTFVNVQKTILSRLWKFLNNGCFGSQKVSYPVLVLFLEIVPSKAITKDSFFLDFFQNFWEGRNLACSSNADRQAFFLAAEECFLWGLRNASRYCDEVDSINSFQRTLVDDILLGLMWHEYLQVSGLKNKDISYSSCTSNRANESIQPIHKESREAMNCSHSTDYEKSLGTCIIKILSSINFLQHDLLMIFCSKFQADCLDIFQKMECSSLYVQSFVNFFVLLGEHAMQREETWPLVNMVGPTLERVFPIIGTSDSPDPVTLVSVAVSIFGSREIVHELMGIELGTEQFLQYFNKDIIPWCLKKFSPSTDVRLDLLLALLDDVCFSEQWDAIVTYLVNLKDADTCPSMVNRNHVYVFAILMEKVRDRTTEIIHKSDSCEIDWHHELLDSLVVSVVCSVPLFEHSSARFLCAALGGRSEDDKISFVSQNTLILVFEEVFRKLMTFMMDSPFIWVQDACSMLLMGGSYRDWKLKSSDNLLETAYFILDILGGSLFCLKTLDTESEVVQGILSAVFIIDWEFSWITVSKDQLDEEELGMMEARFAFCDAVHAFRGKVCDQFIESVGLNGQRSLGSVLIQLIKGLTNFDNGFDSDSFISFCCQKLLDIFEFLCHDQIEEQKLLDQLLCKSDSWPQWIISDASTGARSETENASLQESKNTKFVALVDKLISNIGFDRVVAGVITKETTSSIKSHFLDLSINRSNYSRPWLAAEILCTWKWLGGSALHSLLPPLCEYIKNGDSSFSDSVFNILLDGALVRGYGSGLNVLWTASFDEVEAVQEPFLRALTSLLSTFFQNNMWGKEKVISLFNQLLNLLYVGDTTNLNCLRILPSVMNILVRTSKTVFEDCAHGQSDPYSQNELHQHIVEWLRRVASFPPLNAWKPGDDMEDWFQLIVSCFPVKVIERMQTPKAERYTSPIEKAFLYELFQKQRNDGQAVGNKLPLVQVLFSKLMVIAVAYCWEDFDEEDWKFVLHRLRLWIESAVVMMEESVEMVNDTVTSCNNDINVTLSIIENAVEIKDTFTIELARNALVAFSMLRGPTEPESKDSENLNPLANERWELVTDRMLESILRLFFSSAAAEAIADSCCYEASYIVASSRVHHPQFWELVASCVVQSSSHARDKAMKSMEIWGLSKGPISSLYALLFSGNPHPALQYAAFVLLSNETMAQLALIPDTDLMLNDGISNNEVSHNLDTTSVEIMQLREEVSCKLRKLPGKLLQMDFLAHDRVNVFLAWCLLLSHLASLPSSSSLRERMIQYVQDFTNAAVLDCLFQHIPLELCMGTNSRKKEVGIPAEVSEAASAAVRAITSSSVLFCVESLWPIAPKKMASLAGAVFGLMLHNLPAYVRGWFSDIRDRSVSSAIESFTKAWCSPTLISNELSEIKKASFADDNFSVSVSRSANEIVATYTKDETGMDLVIRLPQSYPLKPVDIDCTRSLGISEVKRRKWLMSLMSFIRNQNGALAEAIRIWKSNFDKEFEGVEECPICYSVIHTVNHSLPRLACKTCKHKFHSACLYKWFSTSHKSTCPLCQSPF; from the exons ATGGGGAGAACCAAAGGAGAAGCTGCAAGAAGCAAGTCTCGCCCATCTAGCAGCAG TGAGGCTGCGTCGCTATTGGCTTCCAGTGCTGCGACGGTGGGATTTGGTGGCTATGTGGGAAATTCTCGCGTAGACTCTTCACTCACATCAACCTCTGATGGCTCTACCTTTTTG GATATTGATGGCGAATTGGCTGTACAGCTGAAGCGGCTTTCACGAAAAGATCCTACCACTAAG CTTAAAGCTTTGTCATCACTTTCTCAACTTATCGCGGAGAAAACGGCATTGGAAATTGTGGCAATTATTCCTCAATGG GCATTTGAATACAGGAAGTTGCTCATGGATTATAGCAGAGAAGTTCGACGAGCTACTCATGAAACCATGACTAATCTTGTCAGTGCAGTCGG AAGAGAGTTGGCTCCACATCTAAAGCCTCTGATAGGACCCTGGTGGTTTTCTCATTTTGATTCAGTATATGAAGTCTCTCAAGCTGCAAAGCGATCATTTCAG ACTGCATTTCCATTCCAAGAAAGAAGGCTAGATGCCTTGATGTTGTACTCAAGTGAAATATTTACGTATATAGAAGAGAATTTGAAGCTTACACCGCAAAGTCTATCAGATAAAGCAAATGCATCTGACGAATTGGAGGAAATGCATCAACAG GTGCTCTCTTCATCACTACTGGCGTTAGCAGCAATTCTTGATGTTATCCTCTCCTCACATTCTGAAAGGCCTGGCTCGGAAAATATATCTGGGGAATCAAAGCATGCCATGAAAGCCAGGACCAAGGCTGTTTCTTCAGCAGAAAATTTATTCTCAGCTCATAATTATTTTCTGGACTTTTTGAAGTCTCCAACCCCAGCTATAAGGTCAGCTGCATATTCGATGGTTAGAAGCTGTATAAAAAACATTCCTCATGCTATCAGTGAAGGGGATATGAGAGCAGTAGCTGCAACTATACTTGGTTCTTTCCAGGAAAAGAATCCAGCTTGCCATTCATCCATGTGGGACACAGTGTTACTCTTGACTAAAAGTTTTCCAGACAGTTGGACTTTTGTGAATGTCCAAAAAACTATTCTAAGCCGGTTATGGAAATTTCTTAATAATGGATGTTTTGGATCTCAGAAAGTGTCGTATCCAGTGCTAGTTCTATTTTTAGAGATAGTGCCTTCAAAAGCAATCACCAAAGATAGTTTTTTCCTTGACTTTTTCCAGAACTTCTGGGAGGGGAGAAATCTGGCTTGTTCTTCAAATGCAGATCGGCAGGCTTTTTTCCTGGCAGCGGAGGAATGTTTCCTTTGGGGCTTGAGAAATGCTTCTAG GTATTGTGATGAAGTAGACTCCATTAATTCTTTCCAGCGTACCCTTGTTGATGATATTCTGTTGGGGCTTATGTGGCATGAGTATCTGCAGGTTTCTGGGTTAAAAAATAAGGACATATCCTATTCATCATGTACTTCTAATAGAGCAAATGAAAGTATCCAACCTATTCACAAGGAATCAAGAGAAGCAATGAACTGCTCTCATTCCACAGATTATGAGAAAAGCCTTGGAACCTGCATCATTAAAATCCTTTCAAGCATTAATTTTCTACAACACGATCTGCTTATGATCTTCTGTTCAAAATTTCAAGCAGATTGTCTGGATATATTTCAGAAAATGGAGTGTTCTTCTCTATATGTGCAatcttttgttaatttttttgtattactGGGAGAGCATGCCATGCAGAGAGAAGAGACGTGGCCCTTGGTCAACATGGTGGGACCCACATTGGAAAGGGTCTTTCCTATTATTGGGACAAGT GACTCACCAGATCCAGTGACGCTTGTATCAGTTGCTGTCTCTATATTTGGATCACGTGAGATAGTTCATGAACTTATGGGCATTGAGCTGGGAACTGAACAGTTTTTACAATATTTCAACAAAGATATTATcccttggtgcttgaaaaaatTTAGTCCCTCAACTGACGTCCGGCTGGATCTCCTGCTTGCCTTACTGGATGATGTGTGCTTCTCAGAACAGTGGGATGCAATCGTTACCTATTTAGTGAATCTTAAAGATGCTGACACTTGTCCTAGTATGGTGAACAGAAACCATGTATATGTCTTCGCTATTCTAATGGAGAAGGTCAGGGATAGAACAACGGAGATTATTCATAAGTCAGACTCTTGTGAAATTGACTGGCATCATGAACTTTTAGACTCGCTGGTTGTTTCTGTTGTCTGTTCTGTTCCTCTATTTGAACATTCTAGTGCTCGATTTTTATG TGCTGCTCTTGGTGGAAGATCTGAAGATGATAAAATTTCCTTTGTATCACAAAACACGTTAATTCTGGTTTTTGAGGAAGTATTTAGGAAGCTGATGACTTTCATGATGGATTCTCCTTTCATTTGGGTCCAGGATGCCTGTTCTATGTTACTTATGGGTGGAAGTTATCGTGACTGGAAGCTGAAATCTTCTGATAATTTGCTGGAAACAGCATATTTTATTTTGGATATTCTCGGTGGCAGTCTCTTTTGTTTGAAGACTCTTGATACCGAAAGTGAGGTAGTTCAAGGCATTTTATCTGCTGTATTTATCATTGATTGGGAATTTAGCTGGATCACTGTTTCAAAGGACCAACTTGATGAAGAGGAGCTAGGAATGATGGAGGCTAGATTTGCCTTTTGTGATGCTGTCCATGCTTTTCGTGGCAAAGTTTGTGATCAATTCATAGAAAGTGTCGGTTTAAATGGCCAGAGAAGCTTGGGATCTGTATTGATTCAGTTGATAAAAGGCCTTACAAATTTTGATAATGGATTTGATTCTGATAGTTTTATATCTTTCTGCTGCCAGAAGTTGCtggatatttttgaatttttatgccATGACCAAATTGAGGAACAAAAGTTATTGGATCAGTTGCTCTGCAAGAGTGATTCGTGGCCTCAGTGGATCATATCAGATGCTAGCACAGGAGCCAGATCGGAAACTGAAAATGCTTCGCTCCAA GAATCAAAAAATACAAAGTTTGTTGCGTTAGTTGACAAGCTAATATCCAACATTGGGTTTGATCGAGTTGTTGCTGGTGTTATTACGAAGGAAACAACTTCATCAATCAAGAGTCATTTTCTGGACTTGTCGATCAATAGATCTAATTATTCCCGCCCTTGGCTTGCTGCTGAAATCTTGTGCACATGGAAATGGCTCGGTGGCAGTGCCTTGCACTCCTTATTACCTCCATTAtgcgaatacataaaaaatggAGACAGTAGCTTTTCAGATTCTGTTTTCAATATTTTACTTGATGGTGCTCTTGTCCGCGGATATGGTAGTGGATTAAATGTCTTATGGACTGCTTCTTTTGATGAGGTAGAGGCTGTTCAGGAGCCATTTTTGAGGGCTCTGACATCTTTACTTTCTACTTTTTTCCAAAATAACATGTGGGGAAAGGAGAAAGTGATTTCGCTTTTCAATCAGCTTTTAAACTTGCTCTATGTTGGTGATACTACAAACTTAAATTGTTTGAGGATACTTCCATCAGTTATGAATATACTTGTTAGAACCTCAAAAACTGTGTTTGAAGATTGCGCTCATGGTCAGAGTGACCCTTACAGCCAAAATGAATTGCATCAGCATATAGTAGAATGGCTCAGGAGAGTGGCATCTTTCCCTCCACTGAATGCATGGAAACCAGGAGATG ATATGGAGGACTGGTTCCAATTGATTGTATCATGTTTCCCTGTTAAAGTAATTGAGAGAATGCAGACGCCAAAAGCAGAGAGATATACCAGCCCCATCGAGAAAGCTTTTCTATATGAGTTATTTCAGAAGCAGAGGAATGATGGGCAAGCTGTTGGAAATAAGCTGCCATTGGTGCAGGTGCTATTCTCAAAGTTGATGGTGATTGCGGTTGCTTATTGCTGGGAAGATTTTGATGAAGAGGATTGGAAGTTTGTGCTTCATCGGTTGAGGCTTTGGATTGAATCAGCTGTTGTAATGATGGAAGAAAGTGTTGAAATGGTGAATGACACTGTTACAAGTTGCAATAATGATATAAATGTTACTTTAAGTATTATTGAGAATGCTGTTGAAATCAAGGACACTTTTACCATAGAACTCGCCAGAAATGCGCTTGTTGCATTCTCTATGCTCCGTGGTCCCACGGAACCTGAATCAAAGGATTCTGAAAATTTAAATCCTTTGGCAAACGAGAGATGGGAGCTCGTTACGGATCGAATGTTGGAAAGTATTCTTCGTTTATTCTTTTCCTCCGCTGCTGCTGAGGCTATTGCAGATTCATGTTGCTATGAGGCTTCATATATTGTTGCATCATCTCGAGTTCATCATCCTCAGTTCTGGGAGTTAGTTGCTTCATGTGTTGTTCAGTCCAGTTCACATGCAAGAGACAAAGCTATGAAATCAATGGAGATTTGGGGGCTTAGTAAAGGGCCTATCAGTTCACTTTACGCTTTGCTTTTTTCAGGCAACCCTCATCCCGCTTTGCAGTATGCGGCTTTTGTACTTCTTTCAAATGAGACAATGGCGCAATTAGCTTTGATACCAGATACTGATTTGATGTTAAATGATGGTATTTCTAATAATGAGGTTTCTCACAATCTTGATACAACTTCAGTGGAAATTATGCAATTGAGGGAAGAAGTTTCttgtaaattaagaaaattacctGGCAAGCTTCTTCAAATGGATTTTTTGGCACATGATCGG GTGAACGTATTCCTTGCTTGGTGTTTGCTGTTGTCACATTTAGCTTCCTTGCCATCGTCATCATCTTTGAGAGAGAGGATGATTCAATATGTACAAGATTTTACGAATGCAGCAGTACTCGATTGCCTTTTCCAACACATTCCTTTGGAGCTATGCATGGGCACCAACTCAAGAAAGAAAGAAGTCGGAATTCCAGCTGAAGTTTCTGAAGCAGCAAGTGCTGCAGTGCGAGCTATCACTTCTAGTTCAGTGTTGTTTTGTGTAGAATCACTTTGGCCTATTGCCCCCAAGAAAATGGCTTCTCTAGCAGGTGCTGTATTTGGATTGATGCTTCATAATCTTCCTGCCTACGTTAGAGGTTGGTTTAGTGACATACGAGACCGTTCAGTATCATCTGCTATCGAGTCTTTCACAAAAGCATGGTGTAGCCCAACATTAATTTCGAATGAATTATCTGAG ATCAAGAAAGCTAGTTTTGCTGATGACAATTTCTCTGTTAGTGTGAGTAGATCAGCTAATGAGATTGTGGCCACATATACAAAGGATGAAACAGGAATGGATCTAGTAATTCGCCTTCCTCAGTCTTACCCTTTGAAGCCTGTGGATATAGATTGCACTAGGAGCCTTGGCATTAGTGAGGTGAAGCGAAGAAAATGGTTAATGTCATTGATGTCTTTTATTCGCAACCAG AATGGGGCCTTGGCAGAAGCGATAAGAATATGGAAAAGCAATTTTGACAAGGAATTCGAAGGCGTTGAGGAGTGTCCCATATGTTATAGTGTTATCCATACTGTGAATCATAGCCTACCTCGTCTAGCTTGCAAAACATGCAAACATAAATTTCATTCAGCCTGCCTTTATAAGTGGTTCTCAACTTCTCACAAATCCACTTGTCCATTGTGCCAGTCTCCATTTTGA